TAAACACtaaactaaatgaaaaacaaaggcaATAGAATAGTTGCtagttttatttacataatcgATGAATAAATACAGGAACTAATTAGATATTCGATATACTTCAGTATTCGGGAGCGCTGTAGAAAGCTTGGGGTACCTCGTAAGTTGCTGCTGGGGTTCCATAGACTGGGGTAGGTGCTTTGTAAGTGGGTCTAGGGGCGCCGTAGGATGGGGCAGGGGCATAGGGTTTGGCTTCAGGGTAATTGGCTACTCCGTGGTAAGCGACCTGCGCCTGGTAGCCGTTGTAGCCGTCGGCGGTGTAAACGACGGTCTGATTGCGACCGTCGGGGAGGAGGACGTGGTAGTCGCCGGTCACCACCTTCCCGTCGGAGGTGGACTTGTGGCCGAAGTCGAGGTTTTGGTAGGCGTCCTTGACGACGTAGGAGTAGTCGAATGGCCTTCCCTCCTGTTggaaataattatttcattttataacgAATACTCCTTGATATACACTTGTGCCAAATAAGAGTATTATTTTGACTACATTGTGTATCAGCATATGTACAGTTGATTatgtcaaacaaaaataaatttaaaattgtcATCTCCATGAGCACACTAAATTAAATGCATTCTTACATTAGGGTCTTAGTCTGTTAAAGAAGAAATGGATCGTTATttaaaatacagctatttgtatttttccttctaGACAAAAATGTTCAGATTAACTGTAGGTATGGAGTCtagacactaaaaaaaaaaaaaaaaaaaaacaaaaaaaaaaaaaaaaaaaaaaaaaaactatacctcGTAGCTCGGCTGATGTCTAGGGGCTTCGTAGCCATATCCTGCTGGAGCAAGGGAACCATCAGGGCGTCCCATGGCCAAAGCCATGAGGCAGAAGGATACTAGTAGGACCTGGGGGAGCAAAGGATGTTAGGAATTCATTAGAGATTCGGTGCAAAGGATtcagatttcctctctctctctctctctctgttgactaAGAATAGCTGTTTTTctgattacaaatatatttcccaATTGCGTTAAAgtggtctaatttcttttattctctttatatatttcatattcaaaaacttctttcagttttcttctgaagattgaaaaagaaacccataaaatcactatgtaacgtgtttacttctaagtatttacccagtgattttgtgggtttctttttcaattttaaatatttcatattattactTCTTTCAGAGTAAAATTGTATAATCTGCCTGATTCAAATGTAGATTTGGTTTTTGTCATATAAGACATTTTCTGCCATAAACTGAAATGAATTTACTGTAGTAAAACGACATTTATTGAAATCAAAAGTAATAGGCTTTGTTGACCTGACCTGATCCtacaactgaaatatatttactaaagttATCAGATGTGTGATGTTATAATCAAAACCTTTTTTCATTTCGACAATCTAATTGAGTTGTGGAATTCAGTATAAAGGTAACGGTTAACGTCAAAagtaagaataaacaaaaatctgaaatcgCTAAATGGACGACATAAAAATATAACGATAGTAAATAAGATATTTTGTAGTAATGAGATGTATCTCAACCAACCACCGAAATGTAATGCAGAAACGTCTCAGACAGAGCTAAGACCTCGTATTACGTCCGTGTCAGGTTAAGCTCAATTAACTTTGATTATTCCTCCTTAGAAATACGAAAAAAAACGTCGTATTTCCTGAAGAAGTCTTATTTGCTTGTCTCACCTTAGAGCACATGGCGTCTTCTAGTATCTGTTTCGGCAGACAAAGGATATCTGATTAGACTCGTCGAATCCGAAGAATATATACTCGGTCTTTATGCGGGAGGTATTAAACACCAAGCCTAtctgtatttagagagagagagagagagagagagagagagagagagagagagagagagagagagagagagagagagatgaagtgctCTTTAATTCTAAGCTGAAAAtagtaacaaaataaaactttattatttctttcatagCTAAAGGCTCGTCTGCTGACCCAGATTTTGCTTGATGATTTTCCCAagatgttactctctctctctctctctgtctgtctgtctctctctctctctattttcactgCGGTCTATGATCTTTTCCTTGTGTGTTAAGGTGAAGTTATTTTTGTGATACAAAAATGAGTAGAGGGAGAAATggcctgtttattttatttgataattatatttttttcattggttCTGTGTTTTCCGAAGTTTAGTATGTTATTCTCTTTGCCCATCTGATTGCTTGTTCATCTCTATGtagcatttactctctctctctctctctctctctctctctctctctaaacatagTAATggatatagttttgttttattgtttcacGTCCTTTGTATATAAAAGGCAGTTAAatcacatatatattcatgtcaGAGAAAATTATGTAAGACACTAAAGCAATGACATCCATGCATAGCAAGAATGAAGCATTTCTTGACAGCGTCACTTGAATGTCACGTGACCTGAAATTCTGTCACTTTCCACAACGCAGAAATCGGAATAGAATCTCTTATTTATATCTGAGTGGCTGGAAATTTCGTCTACGGATTGCGTTATGTTAAAAGACTTATCTTTATCCTGGAGATTAAGGTTTTAGATGTTACTAAATAGAAAACTGAATTACCAGTCTGGAGGAATGTTTTGTAATTTGGTGAACAAAAATGGTGGACTAAATGGCTAAAAAGAGGATACTAAGACCGAAATCGAGAGTGATTGCTTGATAGATTGAGATTTTAATTGGCGTAACAACGACCATTTCCTGGGACATTGAtcgtaatttaaaaagaaatacataatcaTTGAAAACTGATCAGGTGCAATATCaggcattttttaaagaaaatatcatgaaccttagaatttttagaaaaaagtgCCCCGGTTAATGAAAATTTTGCAGTTGACGTTAAAAAATTGTTTAAACATAAGAGAGCATTCCCctgaaataaaaacttattactaaatactcttatttttttatagttagaTAGTAAtgttattgacaaaatatacagTTAGTAGAAATTTGTCCACAGAAATAATACCAAAAATAtaaagtagacagtaatctaTTTTGTTCTTGGAAGTACAtgccctacaaagaaaaatacatcaagtacaaataacataagcctacaagattataaaaaaacgaaaaaggaactGACACCTGTGATATGTTTAAAACTCAAAGTTGTTCGTGTATAGTTTAATGAGGAGTGGACTCACTATACTCactataatttactgtatgtgaattacactattaatattcgaaacaggttattgttattattgttgaatgtaagctgaatgtaactatctaaagcccgggatgcagtgttaccatacgcaaacaccacaggtaggtggacagatggaaaaaaaaacgagtataggtaCTTCTTATACCAAAGATGGACGTAATTTCCATTTGCAGAAAGAATTACCTGAGAACACTAATGGGTGAAGGGATTATAACctctattgtataatatataatttgatcTGACCTGTCTCCAGAAGATAATTACCTATTTAGAGAAGCACATCTATGACAGTTGATAAGAGTTTTTAAGCAAAGATGAAATCTTAGAAGTTCCAGAGAAAGATCATTTTAGCCTATGTTGCTCAAAACGACGTAGCTATTTGTCACCTACCAACTTCAGAAGACCTGTATACATTAGGTGTACTTTAAAGATTGACGAATCTCCCGTGAATTAGCATTATCGCTTATTTCTACTGCTATATGTGGTAtagaagttttcttttatttctactgCTATATGTGGTATAGAAGTTATCGTTTATTTCTACTGCCATATGTGGTATAGAAGTTATCGTTTATTTCTACTGCTATTATTTGTGGTATAGAGTTATCGCTTATTTATTCTGCTATTATTTGTGGTATAGAAGAGGCTGAGGAGCTATTGGGTAGAATCTTTGAATTTTCCATAGTGTTTTAGCAACAGAAGTCCTGTATGCTATGCATGAAGATtacatataaaacattttatgttGAATGTAATACACATACTGTAAAGTTTACTATAGTATATTTTCCGAAACGCTGTACGTGTTTATAATGTAGTTAGAAATGTGGATGTCCCTTTTTGCttaacagaaattgacagtagtagtaaaattatcattaaaaattaattagGAAAACAAGTAATTAAATAACTCAGTTTAAAAGAGTAAATTTCCTTGACGAATGTTCTTAACGTAGTGTTACGGAAGGCATATATGCCAAGATAATGAAATCATTTTCCAGGTTCCAATccgaaatgaaagagaaaggttTGCAGTTTATCTTaggatatatagagtatagaagtCTAATTTTAGCTCTGTAGTTTTCGCATGATATTTTCTGACCTTGTATTGAGTGATCTATGATTGTAAATAGAGATCAGCTAAAGATTTGTAGCGCCAGTTAATGTCACTCCTAGgccttggtgagacgttcctgcgcgaagtcagattaatcaacagatatcacaagtttaacatacgtctagaatttgagaattatctagaag
This portion of the Macrobrachium nipponense isolate FS-2020 chromosome 10, ASM1510439v2, whole genome shotgun sequence genome encodes:
- the LOC135224229 gene encoding cuticle protein 7-like, whose amino-acid sequence is MCSKVLLVSFCLMALAMGRPDGSLAPAGYGYEAPRHQPSYEEGRPFDYSYVVKDAYQNLDFGHKSTSDGKVVTGDYHVLLPDGRNQTVVYTADGYNGYQAQVAYHGVANYPEAKPYAPAPSYGAPRPTYKAPTPVYGTPAATYEVPQAFYSAPEY